One part of the Streptomyces sp. NBC_00286 genome encodes these proteins:
- a CDS encoding ATP synthase F0 subunit B produces the protein MDVQKKLDEIVAAVGSARSMPMSASCVVNRAELLSMLEEVRQALPGSLAQAQELIGGREQLVEQAREEAQRIIESAHAERGSLVSGTEIARRSQNEADRILAEARKEAEEIRAEADDYVDSKLANFEVVLTKTLGSVGRGREKLLGTGPGLDEHGYEDEDAPERSHDPQTLRRNADEYVDVKLGAFEAVLAKTLEAVGRGRQKLHGRIATDDLGALTDDGTPVQHTTDAEYLDGLAAPADAPARPPAEPAAAVPAQQSYGHQDQQGQQQYAYQQQSDAYGYQQPYGQQDQQYAYQQQADPYAAYPQQGYDPNVQQAGYDPSQGQQAYGQQQPEPQAHALDETSLFDTSMISAEQLRQYEQERGGR, from the coding sequence GTGGACGTGCAGAAGAAGCTCGATGAGATCGTCGCGGCGGTCGGCAGCGCCCGTTCGATGCCCATGTCGGCCTCGTGCGTGGTCAACCGCGCCGAGCTCCTCTCCATGCTCGAAGAGGTGCGCCAGGCGCTGCCCGGCTCCCTCGCCCAGGCCCAGGAACTCATCGGCGGGCGCGAGCAGTTGGTCGAGCAGGCCCGCGAGGAGGCGCAGCGGATCATCGAGTCCGCGCATGCCGAGCGCGGTTCGCTGGTCTCCGGCACCGAGATCGCCCGGCGCTCCCAGAACGAGGCGGACCGCATCCTCGCCGAGGCCCGTAAGGAGGCCGAGGAGATCCGCGCGGAGGCCGACGACTACGTCGACTCCAAGCTCGCCAACTTCGAGGTCGTGCTCACCAAGACCCTCGGCTCCGTCGGCCGCGGCCGCGAGAAGCTCCTCGGCACCGGACCCGGCCTCGACGAGCACGGCTACGAGGACGAGGACGCCCCCGAGCGCAGCCACGACCCCCAGACCCTGCGCCGCAACGCCGATGAATACGTCGACGTCAAGCTCGGCGCCTTCGAGGCCGTCCTCGCCAAGACCCTGGAGGCCGTCGGCCGCGGCCGCCAGAAGCTGCACGGCCGCATCGCCACCGACGACCTGGGCGCGCTCACGGACGACGGGACGCCCGTGCAGCACACCACCGACGCCGAGTACCTGGACGGCCTCGCGGCCCCTGCGGACGCCCCCGCCCGGCCGCCCGCCGAACCGGCCGCGGCTGTCCCCGCGCAGCAGTCGTACGGCCACCAGGATCAGCAGGGCCAGCAGCAGTACGCGTATCAGCAACAGTCCGACGCGTACGGCTATCAGCAGCCGTACGGCCAGCAGGATCAGCAATACGCGTACCAGCAGCAGGCCGATCCGTACGCCGCGTATCCGCAGCAGGGCTACGACCCGAACGTCCAGCAGGCCGGATACGACCCCAGCCAGGGGCAGCAGGCCTACGGGCAGCAGCAGCCCGAGCCGCAGGCGCACGCCCTCGACGAGACCAGCCTCTTCGACACGAGCATGATCAGCGCCGAGCAACTGCGTCAGTACGAGCAGGAGCGCGGCGGACGCTGA
- the rnc gene encoding ribonuclease III — protein MSDAKADVNAKKKADTTASSHTLLEGRLGYKLESALLVRALTHRSYAYENGGLPTNERLEFLGDSVLGLVVTDTLYRTHPDLPEGQLAKLRAAVVNSRALAEVGRGLELGSFIRLGRGEEGTGGRDKASILADTLEAVIGAVYLDQGLDSAAELVHRLFDPLIEKSSNLGAGLDWKTSLQELTATEGLGVPEYLVTETGPDHEKTFTAAARVGGVSYGTGTGRSKKEAEQQAAESAWREIRSAADERAKAAAEADGDVGVPSTAGSDAAPA, from the coding sequence ATGTCTGACGCCAAGGCGGACGTAAACGCCAAGAAAAAGGCGGACACCACAGCCTCGTCCCACACGCTTCTGGAAGGGCGGCTCGGCTACAAGCTCGAGTCCGCCCTTCTGGTGCGTGCGCTGACCCACCGTTCGTACGCGTACGAGAACGGCGGTCTGCCCACCAACGAGCGCCTGGAGTTCCTCGGGGACTCCGTGCTCGGCCTGGTGGTCACGGACACGCTGTATCGCACCCACCCCGACCTGCCCGAAGGCCAGCTGGCCAAGCTGCGGGCCGCGGTGGTCAACTCGCGTGCACTGGCGGAGGTGGGCCGCGGGCTCGAACTCGGCTCCTTCATCCGGCTCGGCCGCGGTGAAGAGGGCACAGGCGGCCGGGACAAGGCGTCCATCCTCGCCGACACCCTTGAAGCGGTGATCGGCGCGGTGTACCTCGACCAGGGGCTGGACTCGGCGGCGGAGCTGGTGCACCGCCTGTTCGACCCGCTGATCGAGAAGTCCTCGAATCTCGGTGCCGGCCTGGACTGGAAGACCAGCCTCCAGGAGCTCACCGCGACCGAGGGGCTCGGCGTGCCCGAGTACCTGGTCACGGAGACCGGCCCGGACCATGAGAAGACCTTTACTGCTGCCGCCCGCGTCGGAGGCGTCTCGTACGGCACCGGCACCGGCCGCAGCAAGAAGGAAGCGGAGCAGCAGGCCGCGGAGTCCGCGTGGCGGGAGATCCGCTCCGCGGCGGACGAACGCGCGAAGGCGGCCGCGGAGGCCGACGGGGACGTCGGCGTCCCCTCGACCGCGGGGTCGGACGCGGCTCCCGCCTGA
- a CDS encoding helicase-related protein yields MDLVPALEEPLRKVLGPATAKVMAEHLGLHTVGDLLHHYPRRYEERGQLTHLADLPMDEHVTVVAQVADARLVTFASPKAPRGKGQRLEVTITDGSGRLQLVFFGKGVHKPHKELLPGTRAMFAGKVSVFNRRLQLAHPAYELLRGDGEEAIDKWAGSLIPIYPATAKLESWKIGKSVQTVLPSAQEAVDPLPDSLRDDRDLLPLPEALLKIHQPRTKADYTEARDRLKWDEAFVLQVALARRRHADAQLPAVPRKPTPDGLLTAFDAKLPFTLTEGQRKVSKEIFDDIATEHPMHRLLQGEVGSGKAQPLDSLVLTPTGFKRMGDVSEGDAVVTPTGEIALVDGVFPQGQRDVWRLILSDDTAVECDDEHLWIVGTSCAWDRGQAPKVLTTREIRADTYKANGSSKWYLPEATPVDLSDGTMPPLDPYLFGLLLGDGSFRHNLRVSTIDEEILAAVRSAVVPDCELVPVPGSRCDYTIRLSGPKGGTRRNPVIGVLRSLGLWGASSHDKFLPSVFMNTSIKDRLAVLQGLMDTDGTVDAQGMSVSFCSVSRQLADDVAWLVRSLGGRARVLPKKSAFNVSIALPEEFVPFRLARKAGRMRPRPKYNTFRRGIRAVEYVGCKPVQCISVAHPSHAYVTDNFTVTHNTMVALRAMLAVVDAGGQAAMLAPTEVLAQQHHRSITEMMGELAEGGMLGGAEQATKVVLLTGSMGAAARRQALLDLVTGEAGIVIGTHALIEDKVQFHDLGLVVVDEQHRFGVEQRDALRGKGKQPPHLLVMTATPIPRTVAMTVFGDLETSVLDQLPAGRSPIASHVVPAADKPHFLARAWERVREEVSNGHQAYVVCPRIGDEEDGSAGSAKKKSPEDEAEKRPPLAVLDVAEQLAKGPLQGLKVEVLHGRMQPDDKDAVMRRFASGETDVLVATTVIEVGVNVPNATVMVIMDADRFGVSQLHQLRGRVGRGSAAGLCLLVTEMPEASPARARLGAVAATLDGFELSRIDLEQRREGDVLGQAQSGVRSSLRMLTVIEDEDIIAEAREEATAVVAADPDLTRLPALRTALQALLDEEREQYLEKG; encoded by the coding sequence ATGGATCTCGTGCCCGCGCTAGAGGAACCACTGAGGAAGGTGCTCGGACCCGCCACCGCGAAGGTGATGGCCGAGCACCTAGGCCTGCACACCGTCGGCGACCTGCTGCACCACTATCCGCGCAGGTATGAGGAGCGCGGGCAGCTCACCCACCTCGCCGACCTGCCCATGGACGAGCACGTCACGGTGGTCGCCCAGGTCGCCGACGCCCGCCTGGTCACCTTCGCCTCGCCCAAGGCGCCCCGCGGGAAGGGCCAGCGCCTCGAAGTGACCATCACGGACGGCAGCGGCCGCCTCCAGCTGGTCTTCTTCGGCAAGGGCGTCCACAAGCCGCACAAGGAGCTCCTGCCGGGCACGCGCGCGATGTTCGCGGGCAAGGTCTCCGTCTTCAACCGCCGACTCCAACTCGCCCACCCCGCCTACGAGTTGCTGCGCGGAGACGGTGAAGAGGCCATCGACAAGTGGGCCGGATCGCTCATCCCGATCTACCCCGCCACCGCCAAGCTGGAGTCCTGGAAGATCGGCAAGTCCGTCCAGACCGTGCTGCCCAGCGCCCAGGAAGCCGTCGACCCGCTGCCGGACTCGCTCAGGGACGACCGAGATCTCCTCCCGCTCCCCGAAGCGCTCCTGAAGATCCACCAGCCGCGCACCAAGGCCGACTACACAGAGGCCCGCGACCGCCTCAAGTGGGACGAGGCCTTCGTCCTCCAAGTAGCCCTGGCCCGCCGTCGCCACGCGGACGCCCAACTCCCGGCCGTCCCCCGCAAACCCACCCCGGACGGCCTGCTCACCGCCTTCGACGCCAAGCTCCCCTTCACCCTCACCGAAGGCCAGCGAAAGGTCTCCAAGGAGATCTTCGACGACATCGCCACCGAGCACCCGATGCACCGGCTGCTCCAGGGAGAGGTGGGTTCCGGAAAGGCGCAGCCACTCGACTCCCTGGTCCTGACGCCCACAGGATTCAAGAGAATGGGCGACGTCTCGGAGGGCGATGCGGTGGTGACTCCCACGGGAGAAATCGCCCTGGTGGACGGAGTCTTCCCGCAGGGCCAGCGGGACGTTTGGCGGTTGATTCTGTCCGACGACACCGCCGTGGAATGCGATGACGAGCATCTGTGGATCGTGGGCACCAGTTGTGCCTGGGACCGGGGGCAGGCGCCGAAGGTGTTGACCACGCGGGAGATCAGAGCAGATACCTACAAGGCCAATGGCTCGTCGAAGTGGTATCTGCCTGAAGCGACGCCAGTGGACCTGAGCGACGGCACGATGCCGCCTCTGGATCCTTATCTTTTTGGACTGCTTCTGGGCGATGGATCATTTCGACACAACCTTCGTGTGTCGACGATCGACGAAGAGATTCTTGCTGCTGTGCGCTCCGCCGTGGTTCCGGATTGCGAGCTGGTGCCGGTGCCCGGCTCGCGCTGCGACTACACCATCAGACTGTCCGGGCCGAAAGGCGGGACACGGAGGAATCCGGTTATCGGTGTGCTGCGTTCGCTGGGGCTTTGGGGGGCAAGCTCGCACGACAAGTTTCTCCCCTCTGTCTTCATGAACACGTCGATCAAGGACCGCCTTGCCGTGTTGCAGGGGCTGATGGACACGGATGGGACGGTGGACGCTCAAGGCATGAGCGTCTCATTCTGTTCGGTCTCCAGGCAGCTGGCCGATGACGTTGCCTGGCTGGTCCGGTCGCTTGGAGGCCGGGCGAGGGTGCTGCCGAAGAAATCCGCCTTCAACGTGTCGATTGCCTTGCCCGAGGAGTTCGTCCCCTTCCGGCTTGCCCGGAAAGCGGGCCGCATGCGCCCCCGGCCGAAATACAACACGTTCCGGCGTGGGATCCGCGCCGTCGAGTACGTGGGGTGTAAGCCGGTCCAGTGCATCAGCGTCGCCCACCCGAGTCACGCGTATGTCACCGACAACTTCACAGTGACCCACAACACCATGGTGGCGCTGCGCGCCATGCTCGCCGTCGTAGACGCGGGCGGACAGGCCGCGATGCTCGCGCCCACCGAAGTGCTCGCGCAGCAGCACCACCGGTCGATCACGGAGATGATGGGGGAGCTGGCCGAGGGAGGGATGCTGGGCGGGGCCGAGCAGGCCACGAAGGTGGTGCTGCTGACCGGCTCCATGGGTGCCGCCGCCCGAAGGCAGGCGCTGCTCGATCTCGTCACGGGCGAGGCGGGGATCGTGATCGGCACGCATGCGCTGATCGAGGACAAGGTGCAGTTCCACGACCTGGGCCTGGTCGTGGTCGACGAGCAGCACCGGTTCGGGGTCGAGCAGCGGGACGCCCTGCGCGGCAAGGGCAAGCAGCCACCCCACCTGCTGGTCATGACGGCCACACCCATCCCGCGTACGGTCGCGATGACCGTCTTCGGTGACCTGGAGACCTCCGTTCTCGACCAGCTCCCCGCCGGACGTTCACCCATCGCCAGCCATGTCGTCCCCGCCGCCGACAAACCGCACTTCCTGGCGCGCGCGTGGGAGCGCGTACGGGAGGAGGTGTCCAACGGGCATCAGGCGTACGTGGTCTGCCCGCGCATTGGCGACGAGGAGGACGGTTCGGCCGGTTCGGCCAAGAAGAAGTCCCCGGAGGACGAGGCCGAGAAGCGTCCGCCGCTCGCCGTCCTGGACGTCGCCGAACAGCTCGCCAAGGGCCCGCTCCAGGGGCTCAAGGTCGAGGTGCTGCACGGCCGTATGCAGCCGGACGACAAGGACGCCGTGATGCGCCGCTTCGCCTCGGGCGAGACGGACGTCCTGGTCGCCACGACGGTGATCGAGGTGGGTGTGAACGTCCCGAACGCCACGGTGATGGTGATCATGGACGCGGACCGGTTCGGCGTCTCGCAGCTGCACCAGCTGCGCGGCCGGGTCGGCCGGGGCTCGGCCGCCGGGCTCTGCCTCCTGGTCACCGAGATGCCGGAGGCCAGCCCGGCCCGGGCGCGCCTCGGCGCCGTGGCCGCCACGCTGGACGGCTTCGAGCTGTCCCGCATCGACCTGGAACAGCGCCGGGAGGGAGACGTCCTCGGCCAGGCCCAGTCCGGTGTGCGTTCCTCGCTGCGCATGCTCACCGTCATAGAGGACGAGGACATCATCGCCGAGGCCCGCGAGGAGGCGACCGCGGTCGTCGCCGCGGACCCCGACCTCACGCGCCTGCCCGCCCTGCGCACGGCTCTGCAGGCCTTGCTGGACGAGGAGAGGGAGCAGTACCTGGAGAAGGGCTGA
- the rpmF gene encoding 50S ribosomal protein L32, whose amino-acid sequence MAVPKRKMSRSNTRHRRSQWKAAVPNLVACERCHEPKLQHIACPACGTYNKRQVLEV is encoded by the coding sequence GTGGCTGTTCCGAAGCGGAAGATGTCGCGCAGCAACACGCGCCACCGCCGGTCGCAGTGGAAGGCTGCGGTCCCCAACCTGGTTGCGTGTGAGCGCTGCCACGAGCCCAAGCTGCAGCACATCGCGTGCCCGGCTTGCGGCACCTACAACAAGCGCCAGGTCCTCGAGGTCTGA
- the coaD gene encoding pantetheine-phosphate adenylyltransferase, with amino-acid sequence MRRAVCPGSFDPITNGHLDIIARASKLYDVVHVAVMINQSKKGLFEIDERIDLIRQVTAEFGNVEVESFHGLLVDFCKQRDIPAIVKGLRAVSDFDYELQMAQMNNGLSGVETLFVPTNPTYSFLSSSLVKEVAAWGGDVSHLVPPLVLEALNERLKKD; translated from the coding sequence TTGCGCCGCGCCGTCTGTCCCGGGTCATTCGACCCGATCACCAACGGACACCTCGACATCATCGCCCGAGCGTCCAAGCTGTACGACGTCGTGCATGTCGCGGTGATGATCAACCAGTCCAAGAAGGGCCTCTTCGAGATCGACGAGCGGATCGACCTGATCCGCCAGGTCACCGCGGAGTTCGGCAACGTCGAGGTGGAGTCCTTCCACGGCCTTCTCGTCGACTTCTGCAAGCAGCGCGACATCCCCGCGATCGTCAAGGGACTCCGCGCGGTCAGCGACTTCGACTACGAGCTGCAGATGGCCCAGATGAACAACGGCCTCTCCGGAGTCGAGACCCTCTTCGTCCCCACCAACCCCACCTACAGCTTCCTGTCCTCCTCGCTCGTCAAGGAGGTCGCGGCCTGGGGCGGCGACGTCTCCCACCTGGTGCCGCCGCTGGTCCTCGAAGCCCTCAACGAACGCCTCAAGAAGGACTGA
- a CDS encoding HSP90 family protein, which translates to MDSQISDSQNSQASQPPHTFQVDLRGLVDLLSHHLYSSPKVYLRELLQNAVDAITARRAEQPEAPARVRLFAEDGALRVEDSGIGLTEADVHNLLATIGRSSKRDDGLESARSDFLGQFGIGLLACFVVAERIRVVSRSARTPEAPPVEWTATDDGSYRVRTLPDEARTEPGTTVHLVARPGAAEWLSGERVLALARDFGSLLPYDVRVGDEAVTDLPAPWDRSYPSPATRRVALARHCHDQFGFTPLDSIDLDVPLAGIRGVAYVLPSAVSPAQRAGHRVHLKGMLLTARAEQLLPDWAFFVRCVIDTDSLRPTASRESLYEDETLAAVREALGERIRSWLTGLAAGDPERLAAFLSVHHLGVKSLARHDKEMLRTMLPWLPFETSDGRLSLEEFASRHPVVHFTRTVEEFRQVAPIASAQGVGVINGGYTYDSELVEALPSVRPGTVVAELDADTVTAHLDAVDPAEELALSGFLGAARAKLDPLGCDVVLRAFHPLSVPALHLDDRSVRHEQARADAEEQADDLWAGILGSLRGSAPRARLVLNHLNPLIRKVSSLDDPELIGTATESLYGQALLMAQRPLRPADSALLNRAFIGLLEWATHSNSPEEGGR; encoded by the coding sequence ATGGACTCTCAGATTTCGGATTCTCAGAACTCCCAGGCATCTCAGCCACCCCATACGTTCCAGGTCGACCTGCGCGGACTTGTGGACCTGCTCTCCCACCATCTCTACTCCAGTCCCAAGGTCTACCTGCGCGAGTTGCTGCAGAACGCCGTGGACGCGATCACGGCCCGCCGCGCCGAGCAGCCGGAGGCGCCCGCACGGGTGCGTCTGTTCGCGGAGGACGGCGCGCTGCGCGTGGAGGACTCCGGGATCGGGCTCACCGAGGCGGATGTGCACAACCTCCTCGCGACGATCGGCCGCAGCTCCAAGCGGGACGACGGTCTTGAGTCGGCGCGCTCCGACTTCCTGGGGCAGTTCGGGATAGGCCTGCTGGCCTGTTTCGTGGTCGCCGAACGCATCCGGGTGGTCAGCCGCAGCGCGCGTACGCCCGAGGCACCGCCCGTCGAGTGGACGGCGACGGACGACGGCTCGTACCGGGTCCGTACGCTGCCTGATGAGGCCCGTACAGAGCCGGGCACGACCGTGCATCTGGTGGCCCGCCCGGGCGCCGCCGAGTGGCTGTCCGGGGAGCGTGTGCTGGCGTTGGCCCGGGACTTCGGCTCGTTGCTGCCGTACGACGTACGGGTGGGCGACGAGGCCGTGACCGACCTTCCGGCGCCCTGGGACCGCTCTTACCCGTCTCCCGCCACCCGAAGGGTGGCCCTGGCGCGGCACTGCCACGACCAGTTCGGCTTCACACCGCTGGACTCCATCGACCTTGACGTGCCGCTCGCCGGGATCCGCGGAGTCGCGTACGTGCTGCCGTCCGCGGTCAGCCCCGCCCAGCGCGCCGGTCATCGTGTGCACCTGAAGGGCATGCTGCTCACCGCGCGGGCCGAACAACTGCTGCCCGACTGGGCGTTCTTCGTGCGCTGCGTAATCGACACGGACAGTCTGCGGCCCACCGCGTCCAGGGAGTCGCTGTACGAGGACGAGACCCTGGCGGCCGTACGGGAGGCGCTGGGCGAGCGGATCCGGTCCTGGCTGACCGGGCTCGCCGCGGGCGATCCGGAGCGGCTTGCGGCCTTCCTGTCCGTGCACCACCTGGGCGTCAAGTCCCTTGCGCGGCACGACAAGGAGATGCTGCGCACGATGCTGCCGTGGCTGCCCTTCGAGACGAGCGACGGACGGCTGTCCCTGGAGGAGTTCGCGTCGCGGCACCCGGTGGTCCACTTCACGCGGACCGTGGAGGAGTTCCGGCAGGTCGCCCCGATCGCCTCCGCACAGGGCGTCGGGGTGATCAACGGCGGCTACACGTACGACAGTGAGCTCGTCGAGGCGCTGCCCTCGGTGCGCCCGGGAACGGTGGTCGCCGAGCTGGACGCCGACACGGTGACCGCCCACCTGGACGCGGTCGACCCGGCCGAGGAGCTGGCACTGTCCGGCTTCCTGGGGGCCGCGCGGGCGAAACTCGACCCCCTGGGGTGCGACGTCGTGCTGCGCGCCTTCCATCCCCTCTCCGTGCCGGCGCTGCACCTGGACGACCGGTCGGTGCGTCACGAACAGGCGCGCGCGGACGCCGAGGAACAGGCCGACGACCTGTGGGCGGGCATCCTCGGCTCTCTGCGCGGCAGCGCCCCACGCGCGCGGCTGGTGCTCAACCACCTCAACCCGCTCATCCGGAAGGTCAGTTCACTCGACGACCCGGAGTTGATCGGTACGGCCACGGAGTCCCTCTACGGGCAAGCCCTGCTGATGGCGCAGCGACCGCTGCGCCCCGCGGATTCGGCACTCCTGAACCGCGCGTTCATCGGCCTCCTGGAGTGGGCCACCCACAGCAACTCCCCCGAGGAGGGCGGCCGATGA
- a CDS encoding YceD family protein produces MALNARLDHRNPLVFDTHELGRRPGALQRLTRAVDAPKDLGIQGVIGVPEGAPVELELRLESVMEGVLVTGTARAVAEGECVRCLEPLQLELEADFQEMFSYPDADDRGRPKAEPGDDAEEDEDRLFIEDGLFDLEPVLRDAVVLALPMQPVCQEDCEGLCSECGVRLSDEPGHHHDAVDIRWAALQGLAGSLEDGEKDEISGAESGVDEKQEK; encoded by the coding sequence ATGGCCCTGAACGCCCGCCTCGACCACCGCAACCCTCTCGTGTTCGACACGCACGAGCTGGGGCGACGTCCTGGTGCGCTGCAGCGGCTGACCCGCGCGGTCGACGCTCCCAAGGACCTCGGTATCCAGGGAGTGATCGGAGTGCCGGAAGGCGCGCCGGTGGAGCTCGAACTCCGGCTCGAGTCGGTCATGGAGGGTGTCCTGGTCACAGGGACCGCCCGGGCCGTCGCCGAGGGGGAGTGCGTAAGGTGTCTGGAGCCGCTTCAGCTGGAGCTCGAAGCGGACTTCCAGGAGATGTTCTCGTACCCCGACGCCGACGACCGGGGCCGCCCCAAGGCGGAGCCCGGCGACGACGCCGAGGAAGACGAGGACAGGCTTTTCATCGAGGACGGCTTGTTCGACCTCGAGCCTGTGCTGCGTGATGCGGTGGTGCTCGCACTGCCGATGCAGCCGGTGTGCCAGGAGGACTGCGAGGGACTGTGCTCCGAGTGCGGAGTGCGTCTCTCGGACGAACCTGGCCACCACCATGACGCCGTCGACATCCGTTGGGCGGCACTGCAGGGACTCGCCGGTTCACTCGAAGATGGCGAGAAGGACGAGATCAGCGGCGCCGAATCGGGCGTCGACGAGAAGCAGGAGAAGTAG
- the rsmD gene encoding 16S rRNA (guanine(966)-N(2))-methyltransferase RsmD encodes MTRVIAGRAGGRRLAVPHGTRTRPTSDRAREGLFSTWQSLLGGPLEGERVLDLYAGSGAVGLEALSRGAGHTLLVEVDARAIRTLRENVKTLGLPGAEVRSGKAAQIIRAGAPTAPYDLIFLDPPYDVPDDDLREILLTLGAEGWLAGEALVTVERSTRGGEFRWPGGFEALRSRRYGEGTFWYGRAASTCEDAR; translated from the coding sequence ATGACCCGCGTGATCGCCGGCCGGGCCGGCGGGCGCCGCCTGGCCGTCCCGCACGGAACCCGTACCCGGCCCACCTCCGACCGGGCACGCGAGGGCCTCTTCTCGACCTGGCAGTCCCTGCTAGGCGGCCCCCTGGAGGGCGAGCGCGTCCTCGATCTGTACGCCGGCTCCGGCGCCGTCGGCCTGGAGGCCCTGTCACGCGGCGCCGGACACACCCTCCTCGTCGAGGTCGACGCCCGAGCGATACGCACCCTCAGGGAGAACGTGAAAACGCTCGGGCTGCCCGGCGCCGAGGTGAGATCCGGCAAAGCGGCGCAGATCATCCGCGCGGGGGCGCCGACAGCCCCGTACGACCTGATCTTTCTCGATCCGCCGTACGACGTCCCGGACGACGATCTTCGCGAGATCCTGCTCACACTCGGTGCGGAGGGCTGGCTCGCGGGCGAAGCGCTCGTCACCGTTGAACGCAGTACTAGAGGCGGCGAATTCCGGTGGCCCGGCGGCTTCGAGGCACTGCGCTCCCGTCGTTACGGCGAGGGGACGTTTTGGTACGGTCGCGCCGCCTCAACGTGCGAAGACGCACGATGA